In the Streptomyces formicae genome, one interval contains:
- a CDS encoding DUF1707 SHOCT-like domain-containing protein, translating to MSDELPDLRASDADRERVAEQLREAMAEGRLDMTEFDERLDATYKARTYGELAPITRDLPSHHDAKVSMVKHPVSDDPAAIDWSERMVRGEASSTMGFAFWSGFSRKGGWVVGRVFTAFTMWGGGEIDLREARFTEREVEIRCFTIMGGMQVIAPPDLTVVVKGFGIMGGFDDKATGEGTPGSPRVVVKGFALMGGVGVDRKIRRMEKLRLKEERRRERLERRRD from the coding sequence ATGAGTGACGAACTCCCTGACCTCCGGGCCTCCGACGCCGACCGCGAGCGGGTCGCCGAGCAACTCCGCGAAGCGATGGCCGAGGGTCGCCTCGACATGACGGAGTTCGACGAGCGCCTCGACGCCACCTACAAGGCGCGTACGTACGGCGAGTTGGCGCCCATCACCAGGGACCTGCCGAGCCACCACGACGCCAAGGTGTCCATGGTGAAGCACCCGGTGAGCGACGACCCCGCCGCCATCGACTGGTCCGAGCGGATGGTGCGCGGCGAAGCGTCCTCGACCATGGGCTTCGCCTTCTGGAGCGGGTTCAGCCGCAAGGGCGGCTGGGTGGTCGGCCGCGTCTTCACCGCCTTCACGATGTGGGGCGGCGGCGAGATCGACCTGCGCGAGGCGCGGTTCACGGAGCGCGAGGTCGAGATCCGCTGCTTCACGATCATGGGCGGCATGCAGGTGATCGCGCCGCCGGACCTGACCGTCGTGGTGAAGGGCTTCGGCATCATGGGCGGCTTCGACGACAAGGCGACCGGCGAGGGCACGCCCGGCTCGCCCCGCGTCGTCGTCAAGGGCTTCGCCCTGATGGGCGGCGTCGGCGTGGACCGCAAGATCCGCAGGATGGAAAAGCTGCGCCTCAAGGAGGAACGCCGCCGCGAGCGCTTGGAGCGACGCAGGGACTGA